In one window of Chthoniobacterales bacterium DNA:
- the mtnP gene encoding S-methyl-5'-thioadenosine phosphorylase — translation MSEDTAAIGIIGGSGLYQMEGVENPTELRVSTPFGDPSDALIGGQLQGRQVYFLPRHGRGHRLLPHELNHRANIYALRSLNVRWIICVTAVGSLQEKYAPRDILLPSQFFDRTSQRAIHTFFGDGIAAHIGFADPISTDLRNILAESARTLGVNVHNGGTYVNMDGPAFSTRAESELNRRNGFDVIGMTNVPEAKLAREAEIALATLAMITDYDCWKVEEEPVSAQTVFEHLIANAETAKKILVAAIPRIPTEPNWPEHRALDTALVTDRKLWPAATKAKLGPILGRFT, via the coding sequence ATGAGCGAAGACACGGCGGCTATTGGCATCATCGGCGGGAGCGGCCTCTACCAAATGGAGGGCGTCGAAAACCCGACCGAGCTCCGAGTTTCCACGCCGTTTGGCGATCCGTCCGATGCCTTGATCGGCGGGCAACTGCAGGGCCGCCAGGTTTACTTCCTTCCGCGCCATGGACGCGGACATCGCCTCCTGCCCCACGAACTGAATCACCGGGCGAACATTTATGCCCTTCGCTCGCTGAATGTCCGCTGGATTATTTGCGTCACCGCAGTCGGCAGCTTGCAGGAGAAATACGCGCCGCGCGACATCCTGCTGCCCTCGCAGTTTTTCGATCGTACGAGTCAGCGCGCCATCCACACATTCTTCGGCGACGGGATCGCGGCCCACATCGGCTTTGCCGACCCGATCTCGACGGACTTGCGCAACATTCTGGCGGAATCGGCGCGAACCCTGGGGGTCAATGTTCATAACGGCGGGACCTACGTGAACATGGACGGGCCCGCCTTCTCGACTCGAGCCGAATCCGAGCTGAATCGACGCAACGGCTTCGACGTAATCGGGATGACCAATGTCCCCGAAGCCAAGCTGGCGCGCGAAGCGGAGATCGCTCTCGCAACCCTGGCTATGATTACCGATTACGACTGCTGGAAGGTCGAAGAAGAGCCGGTTTCCGCCCAGACCGTCTTCGAGCATTTGATCGCGAATGCTGAAACCGCTAAAAAGATCCTGGTCGCAGCCATCCCCCGGATCCCCACCGAGCCAAACTGGCCTGAACATCGGGCCCTGGACACCGCCCTGGTCACGGATCGGAAGCTCTGGCCGGCGGCGACCAAGGCCAAACTGGGGCCGATTTTGGGCCGGTTTACCTAG
- a CDS encoding D-alanyl-D-alanine carboxypeptidase family protein — protein sequence MRRRRETTAFLCTIVLALLCVAAKPKSKQTFKAVRPMDVPDGISEVRKAEPVAPPPGSVSKIAPSTRAASVMVIDARSGEIFYEKNADAPRAAASTQKLLTALIVAERGFLDRQVTVEHVDTLAEPVRLNIKPGETYQRIDLLRALLVKSPNDVARCLARDSAGSVEAFADLMNQKARELGATHSHFVNPNGLPVPGQYSSARDLSIIAKAAYANSTIRSIVCLPNLVFRYSNGRLRELENTNKVLKRLAYCNGMKTGYTEAAGHCLIASGARPGRDIIVVVLGDSKSGVWQDASALLSWGLWM from the coding sequence ATGAGACGCCGAAGGGAAACAACCGCATTTCTTTGCACGATTGTCCTCGCGCTTCTTTGCGTCGCGGCGAAGCCGAAATCAAAGCAGACCTTCAAAGCCGTCCGCCCGATGGACGTGCCGGATGGAATTTCGGAAGTCCGGAAAGCCGAGCCGGTGGCGCCGCCGCCGGGTTCGGTCTCGAAAATCGCGCCGTCCACGCGGGCTGCCAGCGTGATGGTGATCGATGCCCGATCCGGAGAAATCTTCTATGAGAAGAACGCCGACGCGCCCCGCGCCGCCGCCAGCACCCAAAAACTGCTGACGGCTTTGATTGTCGCGGAACGCGGCTTTCTCGATCGGCAGGTGACAGTGGAGCATGTAGACACGCTAGCCGAGCCGGTGAGGCTCAACATAAAGCCGGGGGAAACCTATCAACGGATCGATCTATTGCGCGCCCTGCTCGTGAAGAGCCCGAATGACGTGGCCCGTTGCCTGGCCCGCGATTCAGCGGGAAGCGTGGAAGCTTTCGCCGACCTGATGAACCAGAAGGCCCGCGAGCTCGGCGCGACCCACTCCCATTTTGTAAACCCGAACGGTCTCCCCGTGCCCGGCCAGTATTCTTCCGCGCGCGACCTTTCGATTATCGCGAAGGCCGCCTACGCCAATAGCACCATTCGTTCGATCGTCTGTCTGCCGAACCTGGTCTTCCGCTATTCGAACGGCCGCCTTAGAGAATTGGAGAATACCAACAAGGTGTTAAAACGGCTTGCCTATTGCAACGGGATGAAGACTGGTTACACCGAAGCCGCCGGGCATTGCCTGATCGCCAGCGGCGCGCGGCCGGGGCGGGACATTATTGTGGTCGTCCTTGGGGACAGCAAATCGGGCGTCTGGCAGGACGCGTCCGCGCTGCTTTCCTGGGGCCTCTGGATGTGA
- a CDS encoding VOC family protein: MVKKLLHTRYRVTDLEKTVSFYKDVLGLEETRRHTSGRGSQLVFFKAPGSEEEIEICKFDGSGPVIVGPDLTHLAFEVDDIEQFARESARKGYPLSDGPHPNGKNGAIAFIDAPEGYEIELIQRGTGD, translated from the coding sequence ATGGTCAAAAAGCTTCTCCACACTCGTTACCGCGTTACCGACCTGGAAAAAACGGTTTCATTTTACAAGGACGTTCTCGGTTTGGAAGAAACGCGCCGGCACACTTCCGGCCGCGGCTCGCAACTGGTCTTCTTCAAAGCGCCCGGCAGCGAGGAGGAAATCGAGATCTGCAAATTCGACGGAAGCGGGCCGGTAATCGTCGGCCCTGATCTGACTCATCTCGCCTTTGAAGTGGACGACATCGAGCAGTTCGCCCGCGAATCGGCCAGGAAGGGTTATCCGCTTTCAGATGGGCCCCACCCCAATGGGAAGAATGGCGCGATTGCGTTTATCGACGCTCCGGAAGGCTACGAAATCGAGCTAATTCAGCGCGGGACCGGCGACTGA
- a CDS encoding UbiX family flavin prenyltransferase, with translation MKLVIAATGASGTIYLQRLLSQVDCAANEVHLVMSGHAKQVAAQEVERLVIPKGVSEHGENDLNVPFVSGSARFDAMVIVPCSMATLGRVASGCSDTALLRAADVFLKERRKLILVPRETPWSLVHARNVVTLLEAGAILLPAIPSFYSRPSSVEAVADTVVWRILDQLGLPNPAAYRWRDDSTPPPSK, from the coding sequence ATGAAATTGGTCATTGCCGCCACCGGGGCCAGCGGCACGATTTATCTGCAGCGACTGCTTTCCCAGGTCGATTGCGCCGCGAACGAAGTCCACCTCGTCATGAGCGGTCATGCGAAACAGGTCGCGGCCCAGGAGGTCGAACGTCTCGTCATTCCAAAAGGCGTATCGGAGCACGGCGAGAACGATCTGAACGTCCCCTTCGTCAGTGGCTCGGCGCGTTTCGATGCCATGGTGATCGTCCCGTGCTCGATGGCGACACTCGGCCGCGTTGCGTCCGGTTGCAGTGACACCGCCCTGTTGCGGGCCGCGGATGTTTTCCTGAAAGAGCGCCGGAAACTGATTCTCGTGCCGCGCGAAACGCCCTGGAGCCTCGTCCACGCCCGCAATGTGGTGACGCTTCTCGAAGCGGGCGCCATTCTTTTGCCGGCCATTCCATCGTTCTACAGCCGGCCCAGTTCGGTCGAGGCTGTCGCCGATACGGTGGTCTGGAGGATCCTGGATCAACTCGGTTTGCCCAACCCGGCTGCCTATCGCTGGCGTGACGACAGCACGCCTCCTCCATCAAAGTGA